A window of Falco cherrug isolate bFalChe1 chromosome 14, bFalChe1.pri, whole genome shotgun sequence genomic DNA:
AGAGAAGTGGCTAGTAAAGAGGGGGAGGACCACTGggatgcccccccccccccccatgtcccACCTGGATTAACACATGGGTCTGCAGGGGAGGCTGGGGTCTTGATCATTTGCTGAGCTTCCAGACCCAGTGGCAGATGGGGGACCCCGATAGAAATCACATTGTGTCCAGGTGAGACCGATCCAGCAGCTGTCATGACACTAAAGTGCAGGCTTAAGGAGCTCTGAAGAGCCACCAGGCCACAGTGGCTGTTACGCTTGTGGGCGTTGCAGATCAGCTCTGGGAACGGTGTCCTGGGCTGAGTGTGTGGAGAGGGTtggagagctgctccccagcttcTGGGCGTTGCGTGCTGCAGCAGGTTCAAGTTCTCCAGCCAGGGCTGAAGCTGCTCCTTCCCGCCTCCGTGAAGAGGTTCAGTTTCTTTCTGAGCGATTTCTGTTGTGAACAAAAGCTCCCTGTGTGCACTGTGCCACAGTGCTGAGCCCAGCAAGTGCCAGGCAGTGGAGGCCAACGGTGCCCTGAAGTTGGACTGCTCTGCTTGTAATGCTCTATTTAAATTTCCATCTCGGGAGTCTTGGAGCTGATGCTGTCTACAGACGCCTGCCTGCTCTCTGTGGCCATCCCCATGTCCATGATGCCAGCGGTGGGTGCTGATGCAGCATTCTTCCTGGAGGAAAAGTACATCCCAGGGGAtggtggtgctggcagcccaAGGAGCTATGCTTCCCCTATCTTAATagaccagcactgctgctcGCTGGAAAGCCCACTCCTGCGAGCTCTGTGCCACATCGTGCTGTCTGTGCGAGCGAAGGATAATGGTCTCCTTGGGAATAACAGGACGCGTGGCAGTCTCCCTGGTTTCTACAGTGTGTCTGCTGTGTCTGATAACCCTTGCAGCTTCTTCACGCTGCATTTGAGTCCTCCTGACTCACTGTAGAACAGCCGCTCCCTCCTGCTGGGAGCTCACATGGCACAGCAGAGCGTTTTCCCCTCCAGCCATTACACCCAGGGAAAGGTTCACTTGCTTTGGTGCTAATTCAGCCAGTTCCTGGATAATGGAAGGTGGGGAAATAAAatagctcctgctgcagctgtgagggGTCACAGCCAGGGCTTGTGTCCTCTGCCATGGCTTCTGCACAGCCAGGAGTGTGGAGGTGGCTTGTGTTTGGGGGAGTactgcagggtgctgctggctggtttAACAAAAGTCCAGATTCCCGAGGTCCCAGTGGGGGCgggagccaggctggctgcgAGCGCCGAGCACCGGGGCAGGTGTGCTGCCATGATGTTTGTCCTCCTGCAGGCCCTGAATGAGTCTCTGAAGCTCTTCAAGGCTCACTCCCCCCAGACTGCCACCATGCTCTTCGCTGTGGATAAGGAAGCTGGCAGAATCACCTGCCTGTGCCAGGTGCCCCAGGTACGGCCGCCGGGACTCGCCCGCTGTTCCCCAGCCgtggtggggggctgcagcccccgggcAGTGACAAACACCACGCGGCTGGAACTCCCGTGGGtttggcaggagctgcagcccttACGCTTGGGGTTGTcctcaggctgcagaggaggggggagaggcGTTGTGCTCCGTGACTGGGGAAGAGCCAGGAGTTAACACGGttgtgggcagggggctgtggctTGGCTCTTCGCCAGGGGCTGCACCTGGAAGAGTTTTGCCCTGTTGGGTGCTGCCCACGGCCCCTCTTCCCTCGCCGCTGGCTGGGCCGAGGTCGAGCTCCCTCCTTGTTTCTCTCTCCCCGCGCAGGAGGCTGCGGCCAGGGGCCTGAAGGCCAGCCGGTGGGTGCAGGAGGTGTCGGGGCTGATGGACGGCAAAGGCGGCGGCAAGGACGGCGCTGCGCAGGCGACGGGCCGGAACGTGGGCTGCTTGCCCCAGGCGCTGCGGGTGGCCGCGGACTTCGCCCGGCTGCGGCTGGGCGAGCTGGAGAACTGACGGTGGGGGGTTCCCGAGGCCCCCCGTCTGCCCCTGGGGCCCCCGCCGGGCGGCCCGTGAATAAAGGCTGCTGCCCTGCGCGCTGCCTCGGCTCTctgcggggcggggcggggcggggcgggccggggcggggcggggcggggcggggcgggccggcccCTCCCCTTccggccgccgctccccgcgctGCCGGCCGAGCATGCCGCTGGATCACCGCCGCCTGCGGGGCCCCGAGGAGTCGCAGCCGCCGGGGGCGTGGGCGGCGGCCGGGGAGGCGGACGAGGATGAGGAGGGGGCGGCTGCGCCGCGGGACCCCTGCGCGCTGCGGCCGCTGTTCGCCCGCGCCGGGCTGCTGAGCCAGGCGGGGGGCTCGGCCTACGTGGAGCTGCGCGGCGGCACCAAGGTGCTGTGCGCGGCCTGGGGCCCGCGGGAGCCGGGCGagccggggggggcgggcggggcgcggctGCTGTGCGAGTTCCGCCGGGCGCCCTTCGCGGGCCGCGGGCCGCGCTGCCGGCCGGGCTCGGCGGCGGAGCGGGAGGCGgagcgggaggcggcggcggcgctgcgggaGGCGCTGGAGCCGGCGGTGCGGCTGGCTCGGTACCCGCGGGCGCGCCTGGCCGTCAGcgcgctgctgctgcaggacgGGGGCTCGTCGCTGGCCGCCGCCATCAGCGCCGCGTCGCTGGCGCTGGCCGACGCGGGGGTGGAGATGTACGACCTGGCGGTGGGCTGCGCCCTtagccgcccccccggccccgccgccacctggctgctgcagcccggGGAGCCCGAGGAGCGacgcgccgccgcccgcctcaCCGTGGCCCTGCTGCCGGCCCTCAACCAGGTGTCGGCGGTGCTGGGCGCCGGGCAGGGCGCTCCCCCCGACGCCTGGGCTCAGGCGCTGCGCCTCGGCCTCGACGGCTGCCACCGCCTGTACCCCGTGCTGCGGCAGAGCCTGCTgcgggccgcccgccgccgccacgcTGCTGCCACCAGTGCCTGAGCGGCCCCACCACCCTggcccgcggcggggctggcTACCAGAGCCTGCCCGGGGTGCgcttggtgctgctggaggctgctgctggaggcccCTGGAGCCTGCCCAATCCATGCCCCACCCAGCAGGAGACCCCCGATGCCTGCGTGATCCATGCCTCATGCGCTTGGAGACCCCCGGAGCTGGCCTGATCCATACTTAGCACTGCCAGAGCCTCCCAGAGCCCCCCTGATCCACGTCTCATGTGGCTGGAGCCTGCCGGAGCCCACCTGATCCATGCCTCGTGCTGCCACAGATCCCCGGAGCCCGCCTGATCCATGCCCCACACCGTTGGAGACCCCCAAAGCTGGCCTGATCCCCACCGCCCACCGGAGCCCACTTGATCCATGCCTTACACTGCCGGAGACCCGCAAGGCTGGCCTGATCTACATCTCATGCTGCCAGAGACCCCTGGCACCAGCCCAAGCCAGCCCCTGTGCTGCCGGGAGAACCCACGCTGCTATCCATGCAGTCAGAGGCCCAAGAAACCTGCCCAACGACAGGAGTCTGCAtcccccacagcagcccccacactgcctgagcacCCCGGAGCCTGCCTGAGGAGCCCCCACATTGCAGGAGACCCCTCCCTACTGGCCCTGTGGGACCCAAACAGCCTCATTTGCTGCCAGAGCCCCCCAAGAACCACCTCTGTGTTGCCTCAGCTGCCAGACCTGCCTGCACCACCCCTgcgctgccagcccctgcccgagacctccctgcaaagcagctgcctgcactgtGGGACCCCGCACCCTGCCCCAGGgtggctccagccccagggcagagaCCCTTGTACCGagctgcccaccacagctgtcaCACAGGCAGGGTCCCAGCAGCAGTGGGCAGGAGCCACACTGTGGCACAGACGGTACGTGGACCTCGTGCCCAGACAGTGGTTCAGGGTGGCAGAgatgggttttgttgttggattttgttggggggtttttaTAATAAATCAGTTTTTTCTTGTGAGTCTTCCCGTGTGGCTCTGCTGGggcctctgccagctgcaggtgGAGGTAGGATGCAGTGGCGGTGACCAGCTGTCAGGCGTTGGGGTCACCTCCCTCCGTTCCCGCTGCCCTTCCTtgaggtgtgtgtggggggctGGACGCTGCCTTGGGGTTGTTGTTCctggggatggagaggagctggtcctgcctgcccagctgcacTGTGCCGGGCTGATGGGAAATATTCTGGGTAAAGGCGGTGAGTAATATTTCCATTCAGAaacagggcagagctgtgctcctcctgcctctgggctgggctgtggggaaggCAGCATCCTAGAAAGCCCCCAGGGCCTGGGGCTGTTGGGCAGCATGCAAAATTGGGTACAAAAATTGCATGTGTGCTTCAAACAGTTAAAAACTGCATTGGAGTCAAATaaccagagaaaagaaatacaaattatttttctttccgACACAATACACTCTTTTACCAGAGCAaattagaaatacagaacaagTTCCTACCAGCGAGAGAAGGACAACCTAGAAATGAAGGACACCGAATGAAAATGCAACgctggggagcacagggggGGGACAACTATGATTCCTTGGGCACAGGCAAGGAGCCCTGGCAAAGCTGCTCACAGGAGTCCTGCTGACTGCAAACGCGATCCCTGGCCAAGAACAGCCTGCAGTAAACCAGTAAGGAAACCCATTTGGGAGCAGGGGCAACCGGGAGCAATCGGGTTTGCATCACCTTGCTGCTGGTCCTGCAGCTGGTGTCGGAGCCGGGTTTAGCACCATCCCAAAATCCTGCAAAAGTCTCCTGGAACTGTCTCAGGGTGGTCCCTCCTTCCTGTGGCATTGTGGTGGGATGCTGAGTGGCTCCGAAAGCCAGCCTGGGCttagccctgcctgctgcacctTGCTGGGCCAGTTCCTTGGGGGGGGTCTGAAGGGTGGGCTTCCACGGAAGGGCACGTTGGGGTGCAACCTCTGCCATAGGGGCTGGGAGCCCTGGGGTGCTTTCTCagagccccacagcaccctgtgAGTGAGGGGATGCTGGCAGGCAAGGCAGCCAGGATTTGGGATGCTCCTTTGGGAGATGGTccttttgggtggttttttttgctcctcccctccctcctctggCCACATCTGCTTATCCCTAGGTctgaaaacaggaggaaaaagaaaacaagcgCACTCGAACACAAAGACCTCTCGCCACGGCTGGCCGGTGTCTCGCAGGGGTGGGATGCGGGGCTGCCGGCTGCAGGGGTTGGCCGTGCTGAGAGCGGGCACCTCGCGTTGCACGTGGCACTCGCTGGAAGCCTCAAAAGAAATACGAACACAAGACGGAAAGGGCTGGCCACACAGGGAGGCTGCGGCACCCCAGTCCATCTACTGGCTCCCCTCAGGGTCTGACATGTGGTTTTTCATCTGCAAGGAGAAACACAGCATGGCCATCCTCTGATGCGCCCCAGCAGCAGGATCaaacccagcaccctgcccggCCTGGGGACCCCTGAGGTCCTGCACCCAGCTGGGGGATGCAGGTGTGGGAGCAGCGGCTTTGATAAAAGGTATTTCTACTCTAAGGATCTttgtgcagcctgtgctgctggagttgtgcatggccaGGGGtttgctgcagggtgctgggggctgtcCCAGAGGCACGGGCAGTTGTGGCCCTGGCACACAGCTGGGATGGGTTTGGGGACCCTGATGAagcatctctgctctgggcATCCTCTGTCAGGACCCATGCGGGCAGCAAGCAGGGGAGAATTCTAGAAAAGCAGTGGGCCTGGCACAGGATCTAGCCCTCCTCCTACCGTCTCCTCCGTGTCTGTGCTCTCCTCAGCACTGTCAATGTTGCGCAGGTCACTGTGCCCGTCAGCTCCTGTCCCCTCCTTTCCCCGGGGCTCCCGTGACCCCTCTCCTGCTGGAGACGGCGACTCTGCCCCTGTCTCTACCCTCTTCTTCTCACTCTCCTTGGACCctgcaaggacagagagagCAGAACTTTGGGGTGCCCATGCGAACATCAGCCCTGTCCCCGCACGGCCCCCTCGTGCCGAAGGGGCAGGACGCCCGGGGGAATttgcccagctccctcctgggCAGGCAGAGAGGGACCCTGTACACCCAGCGCGGGGTCCAGGCTCGTGTGTGCCCgcaggctgcccagcacagaCGGGTGGGTGTCAGAGGGTCTATGGCCCATCTCCTCACCCGCGAGACGCTCCCTCCGCTGGTCCATGCGATCCAGACTCTCCAGCAGACTGTCCACCTGCGCCTTGATCTGGCTCAGCTCCCCCTTGATGGAGTGCAGCTCTTCGGCCCGCACTGCGGGGAGAGCTGCCGTGAGGATCCCACCCAGATGCTCCTCTCCAGAGCATCCTCCCCACTGGGCATCCCTGGGGAACAGGGACAGGTCCAGGGGACAGCCACCAGCCCAGTGCAGTCAGGGCTGTGTCTGCTGGAGCCAGGGACTGGCAGCAACAGAGTCAGCGCTGAGTGGGACCTCCAGGCACCGGGTGCACTGCTCTAATACTGAGATGCGAGGGCCAAGCCTCCTCATCCTGCCAGCCCCATCGCACTCACACTTTGTCCGTCCCACTGTGGAGCTAGTGCTGCTCCTCgccccaggctgggggctcGGGCTGCTTTTGCCTCCTGCTCCCACGTGAGTTCGTCTGGCCTTGACCGGGATGCGGTTAATGAGGGGGGGGATCTTCTGGTACTCGTACACCCTGCAAGGGCACAAGAGCAG
This region includes:
- the LOC106631259 gene encoding RNA-binding Raly-like protein isoform X2, with amino-acid sequence MTLFGSGDAGWRYLDMAREPKPSRARLGQKRQHGSSLYHSNCDLDYDLYRDNFPYRVYEYQKIPPLINRIPVKARRTHVGAGGKSSPSPQPGARSSTSSTVGRTKLRAEELHSIKGELSQIKAQVDSLLESLDRMDQRRERLAGSKESEKKRVETGAESPSPAGEGSREPRGKEGTGADGHSDLRNIDSAEESTDTEETMKNHMSDPEGSQ
- the LOC106631259 gene encoding RNA-binding Raly-like protein isoform X1, with the translated sequence MTLFGSGDAGWRYLDMAREPKPSRARLGQKRQHGSSLYHSNCDLDYDLYRDNFPYRVYEYQKIPPLINRIPVKARRTHVGAGGKSSPSPQPGARSSTSSTVGRTKLRAEELHSIKGELSQIKAQVDSLLESLDRMDQRRERLAGSKESEKKRVETGAESPSPAGEGSREPRGKEGTGADGHSDLRNIDSAEESTDTEETVGGGLDPVPGPLLF
- the EXOSC6 gene encoding exosome complex component MTR3, translated to MPLDHRRLRGPEESQPPGAWAAAGEADEDEEGAAAPRDPCALRPLFARAGLLSQAGGSAYVELRGGTKVLCAAWGPREPGEPGGAGGARLLCEFRRAPFAGRGPRCRPGSAAEREAEREAAAALREALEPAVRLARYPRARLAVSALLLQDGGSSLAAAISAASLALADAGVEMYDLAVGCALSRPPGPAATWLLQPGEPEERRAAARLTVALLPALNQVSAVLGAGQGAPPDAWAQALRLGLDGCHRLYPVLRQSLLRAARRRHAAATSA